CGGCTGGCCTCGACCACGTCGGCGTGCCGGACCAGCGCGTGGAAGCCCTTGGCGGGGCGGCGGCCGCCGGCGGGCCGCTCGGTGAAGTACACCGGGCCGGGGAGCCTGCGGAGTTCGGCGAAGGCGGCCGCCCTGGCCGGGGCGGGGAGTTTCCAGAACGCCGGGTCGGCGAGATCGATGCCGGGCGGAGCGGATTCGGCTCGCGCGGAAGTCCCCGCCGGTGCGGTCATGGTGTGTCTCCCTGTGCCTGTCGGTCCCCACCATTGGCGGCCACCGACTGGTTCGGTGTCAAACCATGCTGATCTACCGATGATCTGACTGTTCCTCACCCAGTGGGTACAAGAGCCCGCCGGGCACGCCGGCGCCCGACGTGCCGGAACCGGCCCGCCCTGCCCGGCCCCGCCCGGACCGGCCGCTCCGGGGGCTGCGGCCGCCGGGCGACGGATCCTGGCGAGCGCCCCGGGGGCCGGACGGGCGGATCGAGACGGCGGGAGGAGCAGCCTCGCGCGCTCCTGGCAAGGGTCGTCCGCGAATCGTCCGGTTGTGACCGCTCCCCCACCGGGGATTTGACGATTCGTCATCTGTGACGGCGACACTACGAAGTGCATCCGAACCATCCGTACCGAGCAAGGAGTAGCACCGTGCGCATACTGTTCACCGGCCCGGCGGCAGCCGGCCATCTGTTCCCGATGGTGCCCACCGCCCAGGCCCTACGGGCGGCGGGGCACGAGGTGTTGTTCGCGGCGTCCCTGCCGCTGGACCAGCTGCGCGGCTCCGGGTTCCCGCTCACCGAGATCGGTGACGGCAGCAGCATCCAGGACGCCTTCGCGCGCAGCGCCGAGCGAGGCGCGGGTTACGTCAACCACGACCGCACGCAGGACGAGATCCTCGCCCTCGCCGCCGTCGGTTTCGCCGAGCTCTCCCGGCCCACCGTGCCGGGCCTGCTGGACGTCGCCGAGCAGTGGCGGCCGGACGTCCTGGTCTTCGACTCGTTCCAGGCCGCTGCCCCGCTGGTCGCCGCGAAGCTCGGCATACCCTCGGTGCTGCACAACTTCGGGGTCACCTCCGGCCACGGCATGGTCGCCCGGCTGGCCGCGAACTTCGAGGACGTCTACAAGGAGCACGGGGTCGACGGCCCCGCCCGGCCGATGGCCCTGGACGTGCTGCCCGCCTCGCTCGGTGGCGACGGTGACGGCTGGCGCGTGCGCTACGTCCCTTACAACGGCGGGGGTCTGGTCCCGGCCGACCTGCTGCGTCGTGGCGAGCGGCCGCGGATCGCGGTCACCCTCGGCACCGTGCTGACGCAGGTGGACGGCGTCCGGGCGATCGCCGGGCTCGCCGCCGCCGCCGGCACGGTGGACGCCGAGTTCCTGTTCGCCGTCGGCGGCGCGGATCTCTCGCTGCTCGGCGACCTCCCGGACAACGTCCGGACGCTGCCCTGGGTCCCGCTGGCCGAACTGCTCAGCGTCACCGACGCGGTGGTGCACCACGGTGGTTCCGGCACCATGCTCACCGCCCTCACCGCGGGCGTCCCCCAGCTGCTGCTGCCGCAGGGCGCCGACCACTTCGCGAACGCCGACGCCCTGGTGGCGGCCGGCGCGGCGCTGCGCGCCCGCTCCGAGGAGGTGGACGGCGAGCTGCTCACCCGGCTGCTCACCGACACCGCGCTGCGCGCGAGCGCGACCGCCCTGCGCGCGGAGAACGCGGCGCTGCCCGCACCGGCCTCGCTGGTGCCGGAGTTCGAGGCCCTGGCCGCGGCCTCACGCTGAACCCGCCCGGGGCGGGCCGGCCACGGCCGCCCCGCCCCGGTGGCCCGGCTATCGTGGCCGGGTGAGCGCCTCCCCCTCGTTCCCGGCCGCCCGCACGCTGACGGACGACCTCGGGCTGCCCGTCCGGATCGGCGCGGTGCGGCGGGTGGTCTCGCTCGTACCGTCGCTGACCGAGGCCGTGGCCGGGACCGCGCCCGGTCTGCTGGTCGGAGCCACCGACTGGTGCACCCACCCGGCGGAGCTGGCGGTCACCCGGATCGGCGGCACCAAGAACCCGGACACGGCCCGGATCCTCGCGCTGGCACCGGATCTCGTGCTCGCCAACGAGGAGGAGAACCGGCTGCCCGACCTGGACGTCCTGCGGGCCGCCGGAACACCGGTCTGGGTCACCCGGATCCGCACGCTCGACCAGGGGTTCGCCTCCCTGGAACGGATGCTGGACGAGGTCTGCGGCCTGGGCCGGCCCGCCTGGCTGGAGCAGGCGCGGGCCGCCTGGCGGGAGGTCCCGGTACCGGATCGCCCGCTCCGGGCCGTCGTGCCGGTCTGGCGCCGTCCGTGGATGGTCCTGGGGAGTGACACCTTCGCCGGCGACCTGCTGCGCCGGCTCGGCGTCGAGCCGCTGCACGCCGGACACCCGGAGCGCTACCCCGCGATCCCCGTCGCCGAACTCAACGCGTCCCGGCCCGAGTTGCTGGTGCTACCGGACGAGCCGTACCGCTTCACCGCCGAGGACGGACCCGAGGCCTTCCCCGGCGTACCCGCGGCGCTGGTGAGCGGGCGCCATCTCACCTGGTACGGACCCTCGCTGGCCGAGGCTGCGACCCTGCTACCGGCGCAACTGGCCCTGCGCGTGGGGTAGGTGGCCCGGGACCGGAGGCGGGCCGGGGTTCGCTCCGGCGAAGGCCCCGCGCACGGTTCCTCCGTATGCGGGTCGTAGGATGACGCTTCTTCGACGAAGAACTGTCAACGGGGGTTGGTCACCTATGCGGGTGAAGGTTTTCAAGGGGTCGACGGTGCTGGCCACGACCGTCGTCCTGTCCGCCGCGCTGCTCACGTCCTGCGGGACGAAGCCGGCGCACGACGCGAGCGCTCCACCACCGGCCACGGCCGCCGGGACCTCCCCCGCCGCGTCCCCGTCCCCGTCCGACTCCCCGCCGGCCGCCGCGAGCGAGTCCCCCAGCGCCTCGCCGAGCCCCTCGGCCAAGACCTCCACCGCTGCAGCGAGCAAGCCGGCGAGCGCCAGACCCAGCACGCAGGCGGCGAAGACCACCCCGAAGCCGGTCGCGGCCGCGGCCCCCGCCCCGGTGGCCAAGCCCGGCCCGGTCGCTCCCCCGCCGCCGGCGCCGACGACGCCGCACGTCCCGCCGCTGGAGAGCAGCTGCAAGCCGTCCTACCCCCGGCCCAACGAGCCCCGGAGTACCGTCGGCGCGGCGCTGACGGCCGCGGCGGCCCAGTCGCGGGTGCTGAGCCTGAGCAACGGCGGCACCGACCGGATGCCGCCGCTGCCCACCAGCCTCGTCAGGGCGATCGCCTGGCAGGAGAGCGGCTGGCAGTCGGGCATCCTCGCCTGTGACGGCGGCATCGGCACGATGCAGGTCATGCCCGCCACCGTCGCCTGGATGAACGGCAAGTACGCGGCGAAGTCCGACCCCGAGACGCTGGAGGGCAACGTCCAGCTCGGCACCCAGCTGATCGACTGGCTGATCGCGTACTACGGCGACTCCAGCTTCGGCGGGAAGTACGACCTCACGCCGGACCCGGCCACCGGAAAGACCCCGCTGCTCGACCTGGTGATCGCCGCCTACAACGCCGGCGCGGGCAATGTGCACTACAACAGCGTCACCGACCCGGTCACCAACACCACGACCGGCAGTCTGGTCATCCCCAATCCGGGCTACGTCGCGAACGTGAAGGCCCTGATGTCCAGCGCCCCCTGGAACGCCGGCTGACGGACCCACCCGCCGCGCCGCCGCCCGGCGGCGCGGCGTCGGATCGGATCGGATCGGATCGGATCGGATCGGATCGGATCGAACCTGACCGGGCAGGTCAGGGCCGGTCAAGGCCGGTCAGAGCAGCGCAGGACGGCGTGAGCCCGGCGGACGGATCCGCCGGGCTCACGGGTGTCGGCGGCCGGCGCTACGGCCGGGCCGGGAACCGGCCGCTCAGCGGCGGGCCTCGGTGACCGCGGTGCCGAGTGCCTCCTTGATGCGGGGGCCGAGACGGGCGAACCCGAACTCCTTCATCGCCGCCCGCAGAAGCTCCTCGTCGGTCCGCTTCACCGAGTCGGTGTCGAGCCACCGCACCACGGCGAGCAGCTCCTCCGCCGAGTAGCCGGTGACGGGCTTGCCGGGGGTGAAGGCCGGCTTCTTCGGACGGCGGGCACGGCCGGCCGTCCCTTCCTCCTCCGCAGCCGGAACGGGCTCCACGACCGGGGCCACGTCGACGACCTCGACCACCGGCGCAGCCTCGACCTCGACGACCTCGACGACCGGCGCGACCTCGACGACCTCGACGACCGGCGCGACCTCGACGACCTCGACCACCGAGGCCACCGCCTCGGGCTCGGGCAGCACCTCGGCCTCCGGCTCCTCAGCGGCCTCGGCCACCTCGGAGACGACCTCGACCGTCTCGGGCTCCGTCGCCGTCTCCGTCTCCGTCTCCGTCTCCAGGAGCACGGGCTCGGCAACCACCGGAGCGGTCTCGGCCACGGGCTCGACAACGGGCTCGGGCTCGGGCTCGGGCTCGGGCTCGACAGCAGCCTCGGGCTCGACAACGGGCTCGGGCTCGGGCTCGACAACAGCCTCGGGCTCGACAACGGGCTCGGGCTCGGGCTCGACAACGGTCTCGGGCTCGGGCTCGACAGCAGCCTCGGGCTCGACAACGGGCTCGGGCTCGGGCTCGGGCTCGACAGCAGCCTCGGGCTCGACAGCAGCCTCGGGCTCGGGCTCGACAGCAGCCTCGGGCTCTACGACGGGCTCGGGCTCGACGACGGCCTCGACGTCCGCGATCACCTCGGTGGCCTCGGCCACCTCCACGATCACCTCCGCCTCGACGGCCTCGACGGCCTCGGTCTCCTCGACGGCAGACGCGAGGTGCTCCTCCTCCGAGGCCGGCGCCGGGATGCTCACGATGGCCTCAGCCGGGGCGAGCCCGTCCTCCGCGTCGGCGGAGCCCCCGTCCTCCGTCACCGTCTCCTCGGCCGCCGGTTCGACGGCCTCGGGCTCGGCGCCCTGGCCGTCGCGCTGACCACCGGCCAGTGCCTGGCGGGCCGCGTCGGCGCCACCGGTGTGGCGCTGGTACGCGGCCTCGGCGGCACGGCGGTCGGCGCCGGCGGCGGTCAGCTCCGCGAGCAGGTCGGCGAGGCCGGCCTCCTCCAGGGCGAGCCGCAGGGAGCGGATCGTGGGCAGCCGGTAGAGCGTGCCCTCGTCGTCGGCGAGGCGCTCGACCAGCGCGGTGAGCTCCTGGAAGGTGAGCGCCTCCAGGTCGTGGCCCGGCAGCAGGCGGGCCAGTTCGACGGTCCCGGCGTTGATCGCCTCGAAGGCCTGCGCCGTGGCGTCCACCAGGGCGCCGTCGGCCGGGGCGACCGGCAGCGTGCCGTCGGCGGCGAAGACCGCCCAGGCCCGGCGCTCGACCTCGGCGGCGGCGAGCGCCTCGTGCAGTTCCTCGCGGCGCAGCCGGGTGACGGCCAGCGTCTGGGCCTGCTTGCGCAGGCTCCGCGCGCGGAGCCAGGAGAGGCGGACACCGCGCTCGCGGCGCCAGGCGCTGCCGGCCGTGGCGGCGGCGAGCACGTCGAGGTCGGTGTCGTAGGCCGCGCCGTCGAGCGTGGCCGAGGTGCGGTGCACCCGCTGGAGCAGCTCGACCAGCAGGGCCGCCTGCGCGACGGTGCCGGGCTCGCTGAGGGAGGCGTCGGCGGCCAGTCGGGTGACCGACTGCCAGGTCTGCTGAAGGTCGCCGCCGCGCAGTTCGGCGAGGGCGGTGGAGGCCGCGCGGGCGTCCTCCGGGGTGGCGACGGTGTCGACGGCGCCGTACCAGGCGTGGGTGTCGGCACTGAGGGTGAAGGCGCCGAGCTCGGCGTACCTGCCGAGGTCGGCCCGGAGGTCGGTCTCGGTGGTGCCGTCCTGGGCGGGGGCCTCGTCCAGGTCCGATACGTCGGCTACGTCGGCGTTGCTCGAGTGAAGCACTGTCATGTGAAGTCCGGTTCCTGGCAGGGCGACTACGGCGGGGACTGGCGGAGAGGGTGACGGCGCCGGTGAGCGCCGCGACGGGTCGGTCGGGCGTCCGACGCGACGGGCAACCGGTCTGGACGCCGGTGTGGACGCCCAGAATACGGGTGCCCGTTCGAGGCTTGCACGCACCCACCGCCCGACGGGGCCGATGACGCGCCGTAGACCCCCCTACCGGCCCTCGTCCGGCCACCGGCGCGCTTCCTCCTCGGGGCGCTGTGCAGGACGGATCGGCCGACCCCGGCGCCGACGGATCGGGCCGAGCGGCACCGTCCGAACCCTGCGTCCGGGCGGGGCGCGGCCGCCCGGGGGCAGGCCGTGTCCGGTGCGGCGGAGCGTCTCCGGATTCACCGGTGCGAGGTACTCGGACAGCTCCGTCCGGTGCCACCAGGCGCCGGTTTCCCGGCGTTCGCGCCGGTCGGTGAAGCGGTAGAGGTAGAGGACGGCCCGGACGTGGGTCGGCGGTTCGGCCGGGAAGGGGTTGCCGCGCAGCAGCCGCAGAGTGTCCGGATCGTTCGCCAGCAACCGGGCGACGAGCGGCAGGAACCACGGCCGGGCGTAGTCGGGCGAGATGCCCGCGAACCACATCAACCAGTCCAGTCGCAGGTGGTAGGGCGCGAACTGGCGCGGTCTGCGCCGTACGTCACCCGGCTTCCCCCGGAACCCGTACTCCTTCCAGACGGTGTGCCCGGTGATCTCGGGGTCGTCGGTACCCTCCAGCACGACCTCCTGGCGGATCCGGTTCACGCTCCCGAAGGCGCCGTAGGTGTTCACCAGGTGCAGGTGGTCGAAGGAGCGGTTCATCACCTGCCGCCGCGAGAGCATGTTGCGCACCGGCCGGCGGCTGAGCACCACCACCAGGAGCGTCGTCGCGAGCACCAGGCCCTCGAACCAGCCGGGCACCGTCCCGTACGAGGGCGTCGCCGGCAGTGGCAGCACACCGCGCAGCCGGGTGGCGTCGACGACGGAGAGCGCGAGCGCGACGGTGATCCAGTTCAGCCAGGCGAAGTTCCCGGACGCCACCAGCCAGAGCTGGGTCAGCACGATCAGGCCGGCCGCCACCGTGGCCACCGGCTGGGGCAGGAAGAGACAGCCGGGCACCAGGAGCTGCGTGACGTGGTTGGCCGCCGCCTCGACACGGTGGAACGGCGCCGGCAGGTGGTGGAAGTGCCAGCTGAACGGCCCGGGCATCGGCTGGGTCTCGTGGTGGTACCGCAGACACGTGAGGTCCCGCCAGCAGCTGTCGCCGCGCAGTTTGATCAGCCCCGCGCCGAACTCCACCCGGAACAGCAGCCAGCGCAGCAGCCAGAGTGTCGGCACCGGCGGCGCCACCTCGTCGTTGCCGAGGAACGTGGCGAGAAACCCCGCTTCCAGCAGCAGCGACTCCCACCCGAAGGAGTACCAGGTCTGACCGACGTTGACGATCGACAGGTAGAGCGCCCAGAGCAGGGCCCAGCACAGCATCGACGCCCAGAGCGGCAGGAGGTCTCCGGCGCCGGCCAGCAGGGCCGCCGCGAGCGCGCAGCCCGTCCAGGCGACGGTCGCGAAGAACCGGTCGGAGTAGCCCAGCCGGAACAGGCCCGGAGCCTGCCGCAGGCTCACCCGGGCGAGGTGGCGTGGCACCGGCAGCATCCCGTGCTCGCCGATCAGCGCCCGGAACTGGCGAGCCGCGGTGAGGAATCCGACCAGGTAGACGGCGGCCAGCAGCCGTTGGACGAGCTGCCGGCCCAGCCAGTAGTCGGGCGCCGCGAACCACTGCATGCCGGGCCGCTCCAGGGACGGTGGTCTTCCTGCGGTATCCGTACCACTCGCCCCTCCGGTCGCCGGGGCCGCGACGGGCCGGGCTCCGCCCGGTTCACCCGATCGGGCCTCCGCCCGCCGCCGAGCGGCCCGCCCCCGGCGGGAGCGGGGCGCCCCGGACCGCTCTCACCGGCCGTCGGGCGGCGACCAGGCGGCCGCGCACAGGGCCGTGGCCAGCTCCTCCCCGTAGCAGGACGCCGTCAGCCAGGCCTCGGTGAACGCCCGGTGGTCGTCGACCAGGACCCGCCCGAAGACGTCGCGCTGCTGGTCGCCGGCGCTCCCGGCCAGGGCGTCCAGCAGCAGCGCCGCGGTGGCGAGCCCGGCCGCCCGCAGGCGGTGACCGTCCCGCGCGGCGGAACCGGCGCCGACGGCCAGCAGGGCCAGCGCGCGCCGGCCGCCGGTGACGGCCTGCTCGACCCGGCGGGTCAACAGGTGCACGGGGGCCTCGACGGCGAACGGAGCCTCGGGGCCCCACGGCGGACCGGAGCCCGGACCCGACGGCGGACCGGACGGCGGACCCGACGGCGGACCGGAAGGCGGACCCGACGGCGGACCCGACGGCGGACCGGACGGCAGATCGGACGGCAGATCGGCGCGCTGCAACCGCTCCAGGCCGAGGTTGACCCGGCCGGAGCGGTCCGCCGCGAGCGTGAGGGTGGCGCCCGGCGCGCCGGGGTCGGCGCCGACGGCCAGCAGGCGCAGCTGCGGCCGGGGTGCACGCTCCAGCCGGCCGATCACCCGCAGGCGCAGCCCCGGGCAGTCGGCGAGCAGCGCCAGATTGGCCCCGTACGCGAGGTCCGGGTGGTCGTGGGCCGGGCGGAGCACGAGCGGGAGGCCGTCGCAGTCGGCGTGCGGATAGCGGGCCGCCGAATCCCCGGACGGGGCGGCCGCTCCGCGCAGCGTGACCTCCAGGAAGAGCAGGTCGCCGCCGGCCGGACGGCTGTCGTGCGGCAGGTCCGTCCAGGCCAGGGCCCGCGCCACCTGGCGCGTGACGGGCTCGGCCCAGAGCCGGTCGGCGGGCTCCGCCGTCCAGGGCGCCCCGCCGGCCCGGACGGCGCGCACCCCGGCGCCGGCGCCGAGACGCCCGGTGGCGGACCGGGTCGCGCCCTGGACGGAGAGGCCGGCCCGGGTGAACTCCCGGTGGCTCAGCACCGCGTCACCCAACCGCACCGGGCGGTTGGCGGCGGCCAGGGCCCCCGACGCCGCCGTGGACCGGTCCGCGTGCGGGGTGATCTCCGCGACCGTGCTCAGCCGGCCGGTGGCGTCCACCGCCCAGCTCAGCACACCCGCGTGGGTGGCCGTCAGCACGGGCTCGGTGAACAGGCCGTACAGCCGCAGCCCACCCGCCTCCCGGTAGGCCTGGCGGGCGGTGCCGCGCAGGTCGCCCAGGGCGGATCGGGGCGTCGCGGCCGAGCACAGCGCGCTCGTCAGGCCGAGCAGCTCGCGCAGTGCGTCGGAGAGGTCCGTGAGCCGGTGGTCGGGCTCCCCGGAGCGGGCCGCGCGCAGCCGGGCGACCACGCCGACGGCCTCGGCGCAGGGGCGGTGCAGGCCGACCAGCCGGGCCTGGTGCGCGGCCCGCAGCAGCTCCGCCTGGAGCACGGCGCCCGCACCGCTGATCCCGGCGGCGAGCACCGCGGACGCGCAGGTGTGCAGGCGCTCGGCCGCGCCGCTCTCCGCCCCGGTCAGCGGGACGGCCGTGCTCCCCGGCTCGGCGGCGTCGTCGTCGGTCTCGCCGGGTGCGCCGGGTGCGCCGGCGGCTTCACCACCGGGCTGGCCACCGGATTCACCACCGGGCTGGCCACCGGCCTCGCCACCGACGGCGCCGGCGTGTCCGGTGGCCAGTGGGGCGACCGTGACGGCGGCCGCGCGGTGCAGGCAGGCGGGAGCGAGCAGACAGCCGCAGCGGACGTCCGCCGCGCTGCGGACGACCCCGCCAGGAGCGTGCAGGACGAGCAGGACGTCCTCGTCGACCTCGATCGTCCAGTCGTCCCCGGTCCGCCCGACCGGCCGGTCCGCGAGCTTCTCGGCGGCTCCGTCCAGCCGTTTCCGCAGTCGGGGCGAGAGGGCGGCCACCACCTCGCTGACCACCTCGGGCCGGACCGGCGGCAGGGCCGGCTTGTCGAGTCCGGTCAGTACGGTCATCGGACCTTCTCCCCCACCCAGCGGGCCAGTTCGAGCGGACTCAGCGCCGCCACGGGCATGCCGGCCGCGACCAGCTGCCCGGCCACCGCCGTCGAGTAACGCGCCGTGCCGCTGTCGTCGAGGGCGGCGCAGCCGAGCAGGTGGCAGCCGGCACCGACCAGGGCGCGGGTACGCGCCAGCAGCCCGCCGAGCGGACGGCCCTCCTCGAAGTCACTGATCACCGCGATCAGTGTGCGGGACGGCACCGTCACCAGGCTCTGCGCGTACTCCAGGCCCGCCGCGATGTGCGTGCCGCCGCCGACCCGGACCTCCAGCAGCAGGCCGAGCGGGTCCTCCACCCGCTCGGTCAGGTCGACGATCTCGGTCGAGAAGGCCACGAAGTGGGTGCTCAGCGAGGGAACACCGGCCAGGATCGAGGCGGTCAGCGCCGCCCAGACGGTGGAGGCCTCCATCGAGCCGGAGACGTCGACGAGCAGGATCAGGCGCCAGTCCGAGGCCGTGCGGGCCCGGCTGCGGAACACCGGCCGCTCGGGGATGATCAGCGTGCCGCCGTCCGGGCCGGGCCGGGCGGTGGCGAGGTTGGCGCGGATCGTCCGGTCCAGGTCGAGACCGCCGCCGGGGCGGCGGGTGGGCCGGGGCACGCCGATCCCGGTCAGGGCCGGGCGAAGTGTGCTCGCCAGCTCCCGGGTCAGCTCCTCCACCAGGCGCCGCACCAGCGGGCGCAGCGCCGCGAGGCGGGCCTCCGGCAGGCCGCCCGCGTGTTCCAGCACGGTGCGCAGCAGGTCGACGGAGGGCCGGACGGCACCGGGATCGATCACGTCCAGGACGTCGCCGCGGCCGTGCTCGACGGCGGCGGCGAGGACCTCCTCGCGGATGCCCGGCCCGAACAGGGCGGTCAGCTCCTCCGACCACTCCCGTACTCCGGGGTACGGGGCCTCCCGGCCTCCGCCCCGGCCCGCGCCGCCGGGGCCGGATCCCTCCCCGCGACCGGTGCCGTAGAGCTCGTCGAGAGCGGTGGCCAGGCGGGCGGAGCGGCCGGTCGGGCCCCGGCTGCCGGGGCGGCCGAGCAACAGTCGCCAGCGGTCGGCGGGCGGCAGCACGCTTGCCCGGGCCGCACCGGTCGGCGGCGGCGGGACCACCGGCGCCGGGGCGGCGACGCCAGGGGCGGCAGGGTGCGGGGCGGCGACGTCCGGGACGGCAGGGTGCGGGGCGGCGGGGGTCGGGTCGGCGGCACCCGCTGCCGGGCCCACCGGCTCGGTGAACAGACCCCGGCGCAGCAGGGCCCGGCGAGCGGCCAGGTCCGCTCCGGTCCAGGCGGCGAGCAGGGCCGGGTCGAGGGCCTGCGGCAGGGCGTCGACCCGCTCCCCGAGCCGCTCCTCGACCAGGGCCAGCAGGCGGTCCCTGGCGGCGGGGCTGAGGGTGTCGAAGCCGCCGCGCAGCGCGGGGAGGCGGTCCAGGAACGCGGAGTCGGGCAGCGCGGCGATCCGCTCCAGCAGGGGTGCGAGCACGGCGGGCGCGGTGGCCAGCAGGCTCTCGGCGGCGGTCAGCAGGCCGGTGAGGGCCCGGGCGAGCGTGCGCCGTGCGCCGGGGTCGGTGGCGCCGTCCACCCAGGAGGCGGCGCGGTCGCCGAAGGCGCCCGGCGGCTCCTGCCCGAGCAGCACCCGTACGGCGCCGGCGGCGCCCCGGATCAGCGGCGTGCCGCCGGCGGCCAGCCGGGCGAGCGCATCGCCCAGCCGGAGTCCACCGAAATCGTCGGCGCGGCGGGCCAGTTCGAGCAGCGCCCGGGCGTCGGCCGGGTCCTCGGAGCCGCCCAGCCCGTCCAGTTGCCGGACGGCGGCGGCCGTCAGCACGGCGGCCGTGGCCCCGAGGGCCTCGGACCGCTCGGCGCAGAGGTCCAGACCGGCCACATGACCGGCCGCCAGGCGGTCCAGCAGCCCAAGGGCGTCGAGGAGTTCGGGCAGACCGGCGCAGCCGGGCAGCAGCTCGGCGAGCTGCGCCAGCCGGGCGTCGGCCAGCTCCGGGAGCCCGCAGGCGGCGGCGTCGGCGAGACCTCGGACGGCCTGCCGGGCCGTGCTCCCCTCGCCCTCCGCCTCGCGC
The sequence above is drawn from the Kitasatospora sp. NBC_00315 genome and encodes:
- a CDS encoding lipase maturation factor family protein, translating into MQWFAAPDYWLGRQLVQRLLAAVYLVGFLTAARQFRALIGEHGMLPVPRHLARVSLRQAPGLFRLGYSDRFFATVAWTGCALAAALLAGAGDLLPLWASMLCWALLWALYLSIVNVGQTWYSFGWESLLLEAGFLATFLGNDEVAPPVPTLWLLRWLLFRVEFGAGLIKLRGDSCWRDLTCLRYHHETQPMPGPFSWHFHHLPAPFHRVEAAANHVTQLLVPGCLFLPQPVATVAAGLIVLTQLWLVASGNFAWLNWITVALALSVVDATRLRGVLPLPATPSYGTVPGWFEGLVLATTLLVVVLSRRPVRNMLSRRQVMNRSFDHLHLVNTYGAFGSVNRIRQEVVLEGTDDPEITGHTVWKEYGFRGKPGDVRRRPRQFAPYHLRLDWLMWFAGISPDYARPWFLPLVARLLANDPDTLRLLRGNPFPAEPPTHVRAVLYLYRFTDRRERRETGAWWHRTELSEYLAPVNPETLRRTGHGLPPGGRAPPGRRVRTVPLGPIRRRRGRPIRPAQRPEEEARRWPDEGR
- a CDS encoding helical backbone metal receptor; translation: MTDDLGLPVRIGAVRRVVSLVPSLTEAVAGTAPGLLVGATDWCTHPAELAVTRIGGTKNPDTARILALAPDLVLANEEENRLPDLDVLRAAGTPVWVTRIRTLDQGFASLERMLDEVCGLGRPAWLEQARAAWREVPVPDRPLRAVVPVWRRPWMVLGSDTFAGDLLRRLGVEPLHAGHPERYPAIPVAELNASRPELLVLPDEPYRFTAEDGPEAFPGVPAALVSGRHLTWYGPSLAEAATLLPAQLALRVG
- a CDS encoding DUF5682 family protein; this translates as MSTAATGAVPGPAPGPARASAAADGTADRIGRSGHDRAAAAADGTADRIGRSGHDRATLEAEAHRLARAGLDHPGPYLVGVRHHAPSLAAVVPALLDAADPEVLLVELPAEFQPWLGWLADEGTRAPVALAAAPAAGAADGTGPAFYPFADFSPELAALRWAARRGVRVVACDLPLAARAEHRQGGAPDGPGVADALRARLTGRPDEDLWDRLVETTAPGSTPEAVRRAALLVGWALRRDAAAAGGVDPYDLRREAWMRARLAEATAGGRRVAAVVGAFHAPALLAAAEDTATGDGTAEDTATGDGIADGTSTGDGATTHGASGPDGGFVLSLIPYTYPLLDARSGYPAGIRDPEWQHTVLDAGGDPARLAEALTRTAVRICVALRAQDHPAGPADAREIVRLAGDLARLRGLPGPGRGELVEAVQSVLAQGEPLGRGRAVARALELVLVGSRTGIATQAAPRSGLAPAVEALLDTLGLPGPADGTEHAPRELRLDPLRSALDRRRELLLHRLEACGVPYGEPVTGSGAGGTETVGTRWRVRWTPAVAAMLTVAGLRGVTPAQAAEGALRERLRREAEGEGSTARQAVRGLADAAACGLPELADARLAQLAELLPGCAGLPELLDALGLLDRLAAGHVAGLDLCAERSEALGATAAVLTAAAVRQLDGLGGSEDPADARALLELARRADDFGGLRLGDALARLAAGGTPLIRGAAGAVRVLLGQEPPGAFGDRAASWVDGATDPGARRTLARALTGLLTAAESLLATAPAVLAPLLERIAALPDSAFLDRLPALRGGFDTLSPAARDRLLALVEERLGERVDALPQALDPALLAAWTGADLAARRALLRRGLFTEPVGPAAGAADPTPAAPHPAVPDVAAPHPAAPGVAAPAPVVPPPPTGAARASVLPPADRWRLLLGRPGSRGPTGRSARLATALDELYGTGRGEGSGPGGAGRGGGREAPYPGVREWSEELTALFGPGIREEVLAAAVEHGRGDVLDVIDPGAVRPSVDLLRTVLEHAGGLPEARLAALRPLVRRLVEELTRELASTLRPALTGIGVPRPTRRPGGGLDLDRTIRANLATARPGPDGGTLIIPERPVFRSRARTASDWRLILLVDVSGSMEASTVWAALTASILAGVPSLSTHFVAFSTEIVDLTERVEDPLGLLLEVRVGGGTHIAAGLEYAQSLVTVPSRTLIAVISDFEEGRPLGGLLARTRALVGAGCHLLGCAALDDSGTARYSTAVAGQLVAAGMPVAALSPLELARWVGEKVR
- a CDS encoding transglycosylase SLT domain-containing protein gives rise to the protein MKVFKGSTVLATTVVLSAALLTSCGTKPAHDASAPPPATAAGTSPAASPSPSDSPPAAASESPSASPSPSAKTSTAAASKPASARPSTQAAKTTPKPVAAAAPAPVAKPGPVAPPPPAPTTPHVPPLESSCKPSYPRPNEPRSTVGAALTAAAAQSRVLSLSNGGTDRMPPLPTSLVRAIAWQESGWQSGILACDGGIGTMQVMPATVAWMNGKYAAKSDPETLEGNVQLGTQLIDWLIAYYGDSSFGGKYDLTPDPATGKTPLLDLVIAAYNAGAGNVHYNSVTDPVTNTTTGSLVIPNPGYVANVKALMSSAPWNAG
- a CDS encoding glycosyltransferase, which gives rise to MRILFTGPAAAGHLFPMVPTAQALRAAGHEVLFAASLPLDQLRGSGFPLTEIGDGSSIQDAFARSAERGAGYVNHDRTQDEILALAAVGFAELSRPTVPGLLDVAEQWRPDVLVFDSFQAAAPLVAAKLGIPSVLHNFGVTSGHGMVARLAANFEDVYKEHGVDGPARPMALDVLPASLGGDGDGWRVRYVPYNGGGLVPADLLRRGERPRIAVTLGTVLTQVDGVRAIAGLAAAAGTVDAEFLFAVGGADLSLLGDLPDNVRTLPWVPLAELLSVTDAVVHHGGSGTMLTALTAGVPQLLLPQGADHFANADALVAAGAALRARSEEVDGELLTRLLTDTALRASATALRAENAALPAPASLVPEFEALAAASR